The Mercenaria mercenaria strain notata chromosome 1, MADL_Memer_1, whole genome shotgun sequence nucleotide sequence aatgtcaaaaatacatccacaaagaaatttaaacagaaactagcctcaGTTTAGACCtatgttgccatgccaagtgaaaaataagTGTTTAAATACCTGGCaaccattacgcgactagaccagatggctcccacgctggttcctttagtatagtaAGGCCTTAAGACGGAGACATAGATGCTATGATCGAGCACGTCGTTTCAGAATCTTGGCCACACTAAGCCAATGAACACGGCATTTTTCCTGAGTTTGGCTTTCATAATTCTGGCTATAATTCTGTTAACAGAGATACTCCACACTTAGCTGCAATTTCTCTTTGTGTTGGCGGATTCACCAATTTAATCATATTACGGATTTTCCGTACAACATCAGCAGTAGCTGCTGTACGACGTTTGGTAAAAGTTCCAATTTTACCTGTTTTGCGTACGTTATTTCGAATAACACCTTAACCGTGTTGAATGCAATGAACAGTAGCAACAGAAACATTATGTCCCATCTGTTTTACTTCTTTCACAATGTTTCTGTAGGACATTGTTTTTGCTTCGAAAGCCCTAAAGTTATGCTCTCaactaattcatttatttttggtCTACCAATattgaattttgaatttaaatgtgtTGAGTATGTGTACGATATATTACTTTACATGAATTAATCGCTTTACACGAGGTTTTATAAGCTGAAAGATcttataaatgtgttttgatagcGTTTCATAATAAATTGAACACATCTCCTAATAAGCCCTTAAATAGCtaatattatttctatttatgtTAGCATTATAATCCTCGTCTGAATGCTTTACACTAGGCGTAGTGTTTGTCGTACCACAGCTAATGTTAGAATAATGTCCCTTTAATGCGATACACTAATACAATATTTAAAGTCGTATGTTGACTTATCAAATAAAGTTAGCGGGAACTTATTCTCGTTGTTTTTAACAGATAGTAGAAGTTAGATATTTCTGTGACGAATGGGAACATTATCATATCCTAATGTCCCAACAGTGGATTTAGCCGTTATTTATGGCTTGTAAAGTAAACCCATTCCGTCTGAAAACTTGCACTTGCTCTAATTTGATGCAGACTGATACATACAAACTTAAAAACTGTCAAcactattttaaagtttttcccaatatacCTTCGTTTTATCGCTAAACtatcttatttatatattcatttatttttatttttttataatttatatcaatatcaaCAGTCTCAGGCTGAAAAGACGATATGTGTTTATAGTTCAAAGACataaataattgcttttattgaaattttatttgtctGCAGGATTTTTTGaagaataataaaaacaaatatttcacgaAAATTGTAATGCATATTTCCTTCAGAAACCGTATGAACCTCTCGAAAAAGCACTTAAAGATTCGTTCACAGATGTATGTGGTGCAATCAATGGTTGTCTTGAGCAATTTGGTAAAAAGGATTTGTTCACTTATATTCAACATGAAACACACGTCACTGGAAAACATGTAGATATTAGGAAAgacgaaaaaagaaatattgaagacAAAGTGAAACGCCCACAGCAAATGGTATACGAGAATGATCAACAAAATAGTAAGCTAAAGCGTGAAATCCAACAACACAGACCAATAAACGCAAAAGGCAAGATAAATCTTTTCGTTATATTTTATAGACTGCAAATTAAATTTACCTACTTTGCTTTAAATTGGTGACTGTTCCAATGAAAAGCAATAATTTAATACTAGTGCTTATTTACCGTATTTGGTTTAAGTAAATCTTAAGTTTTAAACTTAACCTTGATTCCGGATTTGACTTCACATAATCGAAGTTCTATGCAACCAATATCGCACTCATGCGAATATGATTGTTCAGGAACTTGTAAAAATACAACCTAACCGTTTAATGAAATATCGTCGGTAAAACCAAAAGCATAACTTAGAATTAAAACATGCTGTTGCCTCTTTCTGTTATTAACATTCTATTAAAATGATAACAATGTGTTATTACTTTCAGCTCCTCTCCAGTTATTTCATAAACATGAAGGTAACACGATTAAAGAGATAGAGGAAGGTATTAAAACTATACTGGTTAATAAGTTAGGAGCTATTGACTTCacaaactgccaaaagacaagcGACATTGATGATGGCAAGTTACTGATTGTACCGTGTATCGTCACATCCAGAGTAGCTGCCGACGCACAGAATGCTATAAAggatatttcatgtaaatatattataCTGTTACTGATATACGATTGCCTGTATATGGAGTCtgtctccctttattttaaacaCGGTATATACCAATCTATTTTAGGCACGCGTTTCCCAGTTGTTCAGATATTTGTCTCTGATATATAAGATTCAAGTTAGGTGATTTGACAACGTTAATATTCGACATTAGATTTCACGTGTCTTATTCTTGACTATGAAAAGagcaaaaataatgtttaaaattgaatgtttCTCCAATTGTGTTCAGTTGTTATACATATCGACTTGAATCTTTAATACGTAATCTTTAAGTATCAATACACACTTTGAACAAAGCCTGATTAAAACTATGAGAGCAGTTATACAAAAGTAAAACCTGAAACATATGGAGCAGAAAATTCATATATAAAACAGGGTCGTAGCGGCCTTAAGTCGCTCAACGGAAATTGACTATTAGATCTTGACAAGTGGTcttattgaccccagggtcatgatttgaacaatctggTAGATAGTCACTAGAACATGCTACAAGCTCTTGGCCTCatggtttcagaaaagattttTTGACGGTTTCTCCCTATATAAGCTAATGTAAAAACATTGAGGCGCATTCAAGTCTTGCCCAAGGGTCATTATCTAAAATGACATGATAGTTGACCACTAAACAATACTTAATAACACATATCAAACGTATTGGCCTTATGGTTCTAGACAAgacaatttttaagatttttccaaTATTAGTCAATTTAGAACAAGGAACAAGGAACTCGCGAGGGGTGGCATATATTGACCTAAGTGTCAGGGTTTGAACAGTCTTGGtttagagcatgccacatactaagTATCTAAGCTCTGAGCtttatggtttaagacaatatttttttcaaaggtttttccctatacattTCGTTTTAAATCATGCAATCCCCGAGTTTAAACCCATGGTGATAACTTGAACAATACTGATAAACGCCTTTTatacgatgctacataccaattatcaaaacCCTAAgcaatgtggttttgtacaagaagattttcaatgtgtTTTCCTATGTAAGCCTTTATAATTTTACCCCAGTTGGCAATCTGATTCAAATCATCAACAATAAATGAAAAGCATCTTGGACAGGCTATTCAGAC carries:
- the LOC123545568 gene encoding uncharacterized protein LOC123545568 translates to MKESTDALRQILKPYEPLEKALKDSFTDVCGAINGCLEQFGKKDLFTYIQHETHVTGKHVDIRKDEKRNIEDKVKRPQQMVYENDQQNSKLKREIQQHRPINAKAPLQLFHKHEGNTIKEIEEGIKTILVNKLGAIDFTNCQKTSDIDDGKLLIVPCIVTSRVAADAQNAIKDISSPMYLSHPLMTPFRVRG